From one Pontibacillus sp. HMF3514 genomic stretch:
- a CDS encoding DEAD/DEAH box helicase yields the protein MNEQIQLNTTFEESLEQDLIAENSSYCSWDLFQMAYETSKHVANPEFQGLQSQKYLPHVDFLPHQMKCAEQVVEKMNGRAILADEVGLGKTIEAGLILKEYMIRGLAKKILILAPASLVNQWVVEMNTKFHIPAVAQRKTHVWGQDVVVSSIDTAKRAPHRDIILDTDYDFIIIDEAHKLKNHKTKNYEFVRSLKKKYCLLLTATPVQNHLVDIFNLVSILKPGHLGNYDDFTKRFGRNRNQLSNDEHLKELVKKVMVRNSRGETGIEWTKRNVETVHIDFSEEEQNTYKYLSEVTSGGMAFTNITLLRELCSSREACFLSLQNMLKNEEIHPSRAEQLQEVISMIEQMPHHAKAQKVIDLIGDSKEKFIIFTEYRATQYYLQWYLQQHGISSVPFRGGFKRSKKDWMKQLFQNHAQVLIATEAGGEGINLQFCNNMINYDLPWNPMRLEQRIGRVHRFGQKEDVNIYNFAIRDTIEEHVLSLLYEKIQLFQRVVGNLDAILQKLEIDNLENEIQDIVSQSASEGEMKIKLDNLSSVISYAQEQEDQHGTSGAS from the coding sequence GTGAACGAACAAATTCAATTAAATACGACTTTTGAAGAGTCGCTAGAACAAGATCTCATTGCAGAGAATTCTTCCTATTGCTCTTGGGACTTATTCCAAATGGCATACGAGACTTCCAAACATGTAGCGAATCCTGAATTTCAAGGGCTACAATCACAAAAGTATTTACCACATGTTGACTTCCTTCCGCATCAAATGAAATGCGCTGAGCAAGTTGTAGAAAAAATGAACGGTCGTGCCATTCTTGCGGATGAAGTTGGACTTGGTAAAACCATTGAAGCAGGTCTTATACTCAAGGAATATATGATTCGTGGTCTAGCGAAAAAGATTCTTATTCTTGCTCCTGCCTCTCTTGTAAACCAGTGGGTGGTTGAAATGAATACAAAATTTCACATTCCAGCTGTTGCGCAACGAAAGACACACGTGTGGGGACAAGACGTTGTTGTGTCTTCTATTGATACAGCGAAGCGCGCACCACACCGCGATATTATTTTGGATACAGATTATGATTTCATTATTATTGATGAGGCTCACAAACTAAAAAACCATAAGACAAAAAACTATGAATTTGTCCGTTCTCTTAAAAAGAAATATTGTTTACTATTAACGGCTACACCTGTTCAAAATCATCTTGTTGATATTTTCAACCTGGTATCGATCTTAAAACCTGGTCACCTAGGTAACTATGATGATTTCACAAAACGATTTGGCCGAAATCGTAACCAGCTTTCCAATGATGAACATTTGAAAGAGCTCGTTAAGAAAGTCATGGTCCGTAACAGCCGAGGTGAGACCGGAATTGAATGGACAAAGCGAAATGTGGAGACGGTTCATATTGACTTTTCTGAAGAAGAACAAAATACCTATAAATACTTATCAGAAGTAACAAGTGGGGGTATGGCCTTCACAAATATAACGCTTTTACGAGAACTGTGTTCCAGTCGAGAAGCATGCTTTTTATCCCTTCAAAACATGCTTAAAAATGAAGAGATTCACCCTTCTCGTGCGGAGCAACTACAGGAAGTGATCTCCATGATTGAGCAAATGCCGCATCATGCTAAAGCTCAAAAAGTTATAGATTTAATTGGAGATTCCAAAGAAAAGTTTATTATTTTTACAGAATATCGTGCTACGCAATACTACTTACAATGGTATCTGCAACAACATGGAATTTCTTCCGTTCCATTCCGAGGTGGCTTTAAACGTAGCAAGAAGGATTGGATGAAGCAACTTTTCCAAAACCATGCTCAGGTACTCATTGCGACAGAAGCAGGTGGCGAAGGAATCAACCTTCAATTCTGTAACAATATGATTAACTATGATCTTCCTTGGAACCCAATGAGACTCGAGCAACGTATCGGTCGTGTACACCGCTTCGGTCAAAAAGAGGACGTCAATATATACAATTTTGCCATTCGAGATACGATTGAAGAGCATGTTCTCTCTTTACTATATGAAAAAATACAGCTATTCCAACGTGTGGTTGGAAACCTGGATGCTATTTTGCAAAAGCTTGAGATCGATAACCTGGAAAATGAAATTCAGGATATTGTCTCTCAATCCGCTTCAGAGGGCGAAATGAAAATTAAATTAGACAACTTATCGTCTGTTATTTCATACGCTCAAGAACAGGAGGATCAACATGGAACAAGCGGCGCTTCATAA
- a CDS encoding YqhG family protein: MEQAALHNFLHRYFTANDCDIVEDQDGVMTVQLTDEVDEMLMNRPFYWHYVKRMGGQGMPMKVTFITNPEKQEEKGEWIHFGSPRLHKMFQTLREKGRITRQYEQVTPSQGQTSLVPWLMINASVQYKGTQRKDEVLSIGLNLMNGGMIPGMMEKIDPNKIGPIINDYCFTLTPMIRMPSAIKRVEQYINTYIDSQDHSWSVDALQQLESEKELLSYFFRHDLENEVEQEEDAEAKEDAEKRYQDELNKLEERFQPSISVELINAGVLYFSQESSMRFIKGK; the protein is encoded by the coding sequence ATGGAACAAGCGGCGCTTCATAATTTTTTACACCGTTATTTTACAGCGAATGATTGTGATATTGTGGAGGATCAAGATGGAGTCATGACGGTCCAACTGACTGATGAAGTCGATGAAATGCTCATGAACCGCCCGTTTTACTGGCATTATGTTAAACGGATGGGCGGTCAAGGCATGCCTATGAAAGTCACCTTCATTACAAATCCTGAAAAACAAGAAGAAAAAGGAGAATGGATCCATTTTGGTTCTCCACGTTTGCATAAAATGTTTCAAACGTTAAGGGAAAAAGGCAGGATTACGAGGCAGTATGAACAAGTAACACCTTCTCAAGGGCAAACATCACTTGTTCCCTGGCTCATGATTAATGCTTCTGTTCAATACAAAGGTACTCAACGGAAGGATGAAGTTCTTTCAATTGGTTTGAATTTAATGAACGGGGGCATGATCCCTGGAATGATGGAAAAGATAGATCCTAATAAAATCGGACCCATCATTAATGATTATTGCTTCACCTTAACTCCTATGATTCGTATGCCAAGCGCTATAAAACGTGTGGAGCAATACATCAACACATATATTGACAGTCAGGACCACAGTTGGAGTGTGGATGCCCTTCAACAATTAGAAAGTGAGAAAGAGTTGCTCTCGTACTTTTTCCGTCATGATTTAGAGAATGAGGTTGAGCAGGAAGAAGATGCGGAAGCAAAAGAAGATGCTGAAAAGCGTTATCAGGATGAGCTAAATAAGTTGGAGGAACGATTTCAGCCTAGTATTTCTGTGGAATTAATCAATGCTGGGGTATTGTATTTTTCGCAGGAGTCCTCGATGCGTTTTATAAAAGGGAAGTAG
- a CDS encoding YqzE family protein, giving the protein MSGNDYVKFMTQEIVRYMDLPQEEKKKRKEEKKHQKTPISNQMFGVLPFALKFFFKRNKNKSS; this is encoded by the coding sequence ATGTCTGGAAATGATTATGTGAAGTTCATGACACAAGAAATCGTCCGATATATGGATTTGCCACAAGAAGAAAAGAAAAAACGTAAAGAAGAGAAGAAACACCAAAAGACTCCAATTTCTAATCAGATGTTTGGTGTACTTCCATTTGCCTTGAAATTTTTCTTTAAGCGAAACAAAAACAAAAGTAGTTGA
- a CDS encoding shikimate kinase translates to MNNIVLIGFMGSGKSSVGKLLAEQTHRTYIDLDQKIEEDAGDSIPNIFKKEGEEGFRMRETEVLRELSSRDSTVISTGGGIVEREENLSVLKEHGPVIYLHASFEEISARLQEDESRPLWSKPEAERRSLLEKRLPVYKEWADYLVNTDQKSIDDVVAEINSLI, encoded by the coding sequence ATGAACAATATTGTATTAATTGGATTTATGGGAAGTGGGAAATCGAGTGTAGGTAAACTGCTTGCTGAACAAACCCACCGAACATACATAGACCTGGATCAAAAAATCGAAGAAGATGCAGGAGACTCAATCCCCAACATATTCAAAAAGGAAGGTGAGGAAGGTTTTCGTATGCGCGAAACAGAAGTGTTACGTGAGCTTTCTTCTCGTGATAGTACTGTCATTTCTACAGGTGGAGGCATTGTTGAACGTGAGGAAAATCTTTCTGTTTTAAAAGAACATGGACCAGTTATTTATTTACATGCTTCTTTTGAAGAGATTTCAGCACGACTTCAAGAAGATGAAAGTCGCCCATTGTGGAGCAAACCTGAGGCTGAGCGTAGAAGCTTATTAGAGAAGAGACTCCCCGTTTATAAGGAATGGGCTGATTATCTTGTGAACACAGACCAAAAATCAATCGATGACGTGGTTGCTGAAATTAATTCGCTTATATAA
- a CDS encoding YolD-like family protein: MSDNKRRDRGNIKWTSLMLPEHVQILKEMWKEDERVEKGVLEEDQAVEIDFKLQMAIKDDLTVKVKYHNEFGFSYSKVKIISIDRNQMKLNGIDQDTKDSKFIMLNNIIAVDIL, translated from the coding sequence ATGAGTGATAACAAAAGGAGAGACCGCGGTAACATCAAATGGACTTCATTAATGTTACCTGAACACGTTCAAATCCTTAAGGAAATGTGGAAAGAAGATGAACGTGTGGAGAAAGGAGTACTTGAAGAGGACCAGGCTGTAGAAATTGACTTTAAGCTGCAGATGGCTATCAAAGATGATCTTACAGTTAAGGTGAAATATCATAATGAGTTTGGTTTTAGTTATTCAAAAGTTAAAATCATTAGTATTGATCGAAATCAAATGAAATTAAATGGAATAGATCAAGATACCAAAGACAGCAAATTTATTATGCTCAATAATATTATCGCGGTGGATATTTTATAA
- the comGA gene encoding competence type IV pilus ATPase ComGA has protein sequence MNQAQQHAEHILENAIISEASDIHFCPYGDNVYIYFRVNGKRQSDSIISSTDYAPLLSYFKFTSGMDIGEILKPQNGISHYHSNKTHCALRLSTLPVNSTESLAIRILPQERIPQLNQLFMFPYQLHRMKKWVTHQSGIIVFTGPTGSGKTTTLYALLSSLLQERSYQTITLEDPIEQELQDILQVQVNEKAGIDYNAGLKAALRHDPDIIMVGEIRDKKTAEFAFHAAHTGHLVLTTLHAKNAYGTIYRLLEMGISRTDLEQTLISIASQQLLPISNPHDQHRTPHRAAILELLEGNLLQNAINGNPPQNSNQYRSFSHLRRKAYALGYIPQESL, from the coding sequence TTGAACCAGGCCCAGCAACATGCTGAACATATTTTAGAGAATGCCATTATCTCCGAAGCTTCTGACATCCATTTTTGCCCCTATGGCGACAATGTCTATATTTACTTTCGTGTAAATGGCAAACGACAATCTGACTCCATTATTTCCTCAACAGATTATGCCCCTCTTTTATCCTACTTTAAATTCACTTCAGGAATGGATATAGGTGAAATATTAAAACCACAAAACGGTATTTCACATTATCACTCAAATAAGACTCACTGCGCTCTTCGACTTTCAACACTCCCTGTCAATTCCACAGAAAGTTTAGCTATTCGCATCTTACCTCAAGAACGCATACCACAATTAAATCAATTATTTATGTTTCCTTATCAACTTCATCGGATGAAAAAATGGGTCACACACCAATCCGGAATTATTGTCTTTACCGGTCCGACGGGTAGCGGCAAAACCACTACGCTATACGCTTTGTTATCCTCTCTCCTCCAAGAAAGATCTTATCAAACCATTACATTAGAAGACCCCATCGAACAGGAACTCCAAGATATTTTACAGGTTCAAGTAAATGAAAAAGCTGGTATTGATTATAATGCAGGGTTAAAAGCAGCTTTACGACATGACCCCGACATCATCATGGTAGGTGAAATTCGTGATAAAAAGACAGCTGAATTCGCATTTCATGCCGCACATACAGGACATTTAGTACTCACAACGCTTCACGCAAAAAATGCATATGGCACGATTTATCGTTTATTAGAAATGGGGATTTCTAGAACTGATCTGGAGCAAACGTTAATCTCCATAGCCTCTCAACAATTATTACCAATTTCCAATCCTCATGATCAACATAGAACTCCTCATCGTGCAGCCATTCTTGAACTATTAGAAGGAAATTTGCTTCAAAATGCCATAAATGGAAATCCTCCACAAAATTCTAATCAGTATCGCTCATTTTCTCATTTAAGGAGGAAAGCTTATGCGCTTGGCTATATCCCTCAAGAATCACTATAG
- the comGB gene encoding competence type IV pilus assembly protein ComGB has translation MRLAISLKNHYRGSRIKRPPPNQQIQFLNRLSNLLNRGYSLMSALSILQFDPALKKLIEHIHPYLLSGTSLHEALEKLGFSKYVVSYLYFSREYGNLQRALSQSAIILEQQLEFKKKFQKVIRYPVILFILFFGLLLFVKIFLLPTFLQLYASMNVQSTTILTTLKWLDRSLYFNFAFSMLTILFFAVIFITQKRASVQKVLSIYRRIPGWRTYLKTQTSYLFSYHFSSLLKSGMSIKQCLSIMRDQTHFPVLSYHASCMFKDLEKGSSLAHSVQKQLFLHEDMAQLINRNQNDGRLDQDLEIYAEWIIDELQQTLLKVLALIQPLMFILLAVFIMMIYSSIMLPLLEWMRQI, from the coding sequence ATGCGCTTGGCTATATCCCTCAAGAATCACTATAGAGGTTCTCGTATCAAGAGACCCCCTCCCAATCAACAAATTCAGTTTTTAAATCGCTTGTCCAACCTTCTTAACAGAGGTTACTCTCTAATGAGTGCACTAAGTATTTTGCAATTCGATCCCGCCCTAAAAAAGTTAATTGAACATATTCATCCATATTTACTCTCTGGCACCTCATTACATGAAGCACTTGAAAAATTGGGCTTTTCGAAATATGTAGTCTCTTATCTTTATTTCTCTAGAGAATATGGAAATTTACAGAGAGCCCTTTCCCAAAGCGCAATAATCTTGGAACAACAACTGGAGTTTAAGAAGAAATTCCAAAAGGTAATCCGCTACCCGGTGATTCTTTTTATATTGTTTTTCGGCTTACTTCTGTTTGTTAAGATTTTTCTGCTCCCTACATTCCTTCAACTCTACGCTTCAATGAATGTCCAATCCACAACAATTCTTACTACATTAAAATGGCTCGATCGATCTTTGTATTTTAATTTTGCTTTTTCTATGTTAACTATCCTTTTCTTTGCTGTGATCTTCATAACTCAAAAGAGGGCTTCAGTTCAGAAAGTCCTCTCTATTTACCGACGAATCCCCGGTTGGAGAACCTATCTTAAGACTCAAACATCCTATCTGTTTTCCTACCACTTCAGCTCCCTACTAAAGTCTGGAATGTCCATTAAACAATGCTTATCCATTATGCGAGACCAAACGCATTTCCCCGTTTTATCCTACCATGCCTCATGTATGTTCAAGGATTTAGAAAAAGGAAGTAGTTTAGCCCATTCAGTACAAAAGCAACTCTTTCTCCATGAAGACATGGCCCAACTCATTAATCGAAATCAAAACGACGGTCGCCTTGATCAAGACCTAGAGATTTATGCAGAATGGATCATTGATGAATTGCAACAGACGCTGTTAAAAGTACTCGCGCTCATTCAGCCACTCATGTTTATTCTTTTAGCGGTTTTCATTATGATGATCTACTCTTCCATTATGCTCCCATTACTTGAATGGATGAGACAAATTTAA
- the comGC gene encoding competence type IV pilus major pilin ComGC, protein MKNEKGFTLVEMLIVLMIISTLLLITIPNIASNNNLVQEKGCDALIKLAETQAQAYRIENESLPTDLQTLVDDNFLEQSTCPGGDQLEILQDGTVQKVVVSP, encoded by the coding sequence ATGAAAAATGAAAAAGGGTTTACTCTTGTGGAGATGCTCATAGTTTTAATGATTATCTCAACCCTTCTCTTAATTACGATCCCTAACATTGCATCGAACAATAACTTGGTTCAAGAAAAAGGGTGTGATGCTCTTATCAAGCTTGCGGAAACGCAGGCACAAGCATATCGAATCGAGAATGAATCTTTGCCAACAGATCTACAAACCCTTGTTGATGACAACTTTTTAGAACAAAGTACATGCCCGGGAGGAGATCAACTTGAAATCTTACAGGATGGAACCGTACAGAAAGTGGTGGTTTCTCCATAA
- the comGD gene encoding competence type IV pilus minor pilin ComGD, whose protein sequence is MKSYRMEPYRKWWFLHNSNGFTLVEMLAVLFIWSLFIGIMITLSPSLFQKQHEDAFMEQFRADVLWIQQQTMTTRTHYSIIFMPEGKTYRILKNRFYIVETRELPDDWEVSFSYSSLDRHIRFDVSGSILESGSIQFSTPTKELRVVFPFGKARYYVLEQ, encoded by the coding sequence TTGAAATCTTACAGGATGGAACCGTACAGAAAGTGGTGGTTTCTCCATAATTCAAATGGTTTCACACTCGTAGAGATGCTCGCTGTATTATTTATTTGGTCTCTCTTTATTGGAATTATGATTACGTTAAGCCCTTCCCTATTTCAGAAACAACACGAAGATGCTTTTATGGAACAATTTCGAGCAGATGTGCTTTGGATTCAACAACAAACCATGACTACCAGAACCCATTACTCCATAATATTTATGCCTGAAGGGAAAACTTATCGTATTTTAAAAAATCGTTTCTATATCGTTGAGACTCGTGAACTCCCTGATGATTGGGAAGTCAGTTTTTCCTACTCCTCGTTAGATAGACATATTCGTTTTGATGTATCAGGGTCCATCTTAGAATCTGGGAGTATTCAATTTTCAACTCCCACAAAAGAACTGAGAGTTGTATTTCCATTTGGAAAGGCGAGGTATTATGTGCTGGAACAATAA
- the comGF gene encoding competence type IV pilus minor pilin ComGF, with translation MIVYIKNLNNDRGITLLEALLSLFITLLILQALPYVLKTVWIYSQQSPQKDVEVYQLYHFIEQDLYTTRSISTISDGVRLYKQNGDQVDIEQYGNMIRRQVNQQGHQGLLHNVKSFEVRSSSKGFSILLQNEGGSIYQKLFNLYTE, from the coding sequence GTGATTGTTTATATAAAAAACCTTAACAACGATAGAGGGATTACTTTACTTGAGGCTCTCCTCTCCCTTTTCATTACCTTGTTAATTTTACAGGCCCTCCCCTATGTCCTCAAAACGGTCTGGATCTATTCTCAACAATCTCCTCAAAAAGATGTAGAGGTTTATCAGTTGTACCATTTTATTGAGCAAGACCTTTATACAACAAGGTCTATTAGCACAATTTCAGATGGAGTTAGACTGTATAAACAAAATGGCGATCAAGTTGATATTGAACAATACGGGAACATGATACGAAGACAGGTCAATCAACAAGGGCATCAAGGCCTATTACACAATGTAAAAAGTTTTGAAGTAAGGTCTTCCTCTAAGGGCTTCTCTATTCTACTTCAAAATGAAGGAGGGTCCATATATCAAAAGTTATTTAACCTCTATACAGAATGA
- a CDS encoding competence type IV pilus minor pilin ComGG, translating into MFLFFNASLLQLQTSQKLTTNEKEQLYLETLFQMGNATFQNGANSLQVNGETTYRFPYGTVTVEYVILDSNDIQAQFTMVTSDGSKNIVNRIIYIDP; encoded by the coding sequence ATGTTTCTGTTTTTTAACGCTTCTCTTTTGCAACTCCAAACAAGCCAAAAGCTAACTACGAATGAAAAAGAACAACTTTATTTGGAAACATTATTTCAAATGGGGAATGCGACATTCCAAAATGGAGCTAATTCTCTACAAGTGAATGGAGAAACAACATATAGATTTCCTTATGGTACTGTCACAGTTGAATATGTCATTTTGGATTCTAATGATATTCAAGCACAATTTACGATGGTGACTTCAGATGGGAGTAAAAATATTGTGAACCGAATAATTTATATCGATCCATAA
- a CDS encoding Spx/MgsR family RNA polymerase-binding regulatory protein, whose product MSGLKFYTYPSCTSCRRTKAWLKNHEVGFNERHLFRDTPSYEEFLEILQLTTDGIDEILATRGKTYKSLNVDVNDLSISQFIDLVMKEPKLLRRPILTDGEKLVVGYNEDGLKSITNVKQELMTKIS is encoded by the coding sequence ATGAGTGGTCTAAAGTTTTACACGTATCCAAGCTGTACGTCATGTCGCAGAACGAAAGCCTGGTTAAAAAATCATGAAGTTGGATTTAATGAAAGACACCTATTTCGAGACACTCCTTCCTATGAGGAATTTTTAGAAATTTTACAACTAACAACAGATGGCATCGATGAAATATTAGCAACACGAGGCAAAACATATAAATCGTTAAATGTAGATGTAAACGATTTAAGCATTTCCCAATTTATTGATTTGGTTATGAAAGAACCAAAACTCTTGCGTAGACCAATTTTGACGGATGGTGAAAAGCTTGTAGTTGGGTATAATGAAGATGGCTTGAAAAGTATCACAAATGTAAAACAAGAGCTTATGACAAAGATTTCATAA
- a CDS encoding DUF2626 domain-containing protein — MDRMFRVLAFWTGIFTVMFVIGEMPDAAILFLVQTVFFLTLSYLKLSERMYMYIFGAYLTVFMIGFTYYTGFLLEPSFRH, encoded by the coding sequence ATGGATCGCATGTTTCGTGTGCTTGCTTTTTGGACAGGTATTTTTACAGTCATGTTTGTAATTGGTGAAATGCCGGATGCAGCAATTTTATTCCTAGTTCAAACGGTATTCTTTCTTACATTAAGTTACCTAAAACTATCTGAGCGCATGTATATGTACATATTTGGCGCTTATTTAACGGTATTTATGATAGGATTTACCTATTACACTGGCTTCTTATTAGAACCATCATTCCGACACTAA
- a CDS encoding SAM-dependent methyltransferase has translation MFPSLKDRIQSDKNRLISYDTFIQYALYDQENGYYNLSKPKVGKEGDFYTSSHIHNVFSQVLANYFIHVSQSLEIPLHICEIGSGDGTFAKAVCEFLRKEGLDYMYDAVEVSSEHRVMTSQIVNGQEAFHMFNSLEEWHDKRKEFNGILFSNEWLDAQPVKVVTKQNEELYEICIGIKENDTLEEVLYPCSQDILDWLSSFNYQLIEGQRVEIPFYMDSLYEQISQAMQKGIMLTLDYGYTHMELSHPARIYGSLRGYANHHMKDNVLHNPGEMDITHHVHWDTWMKIGEKYGFQSKLMKQKDFLLEANILDFLTEHASLDPFSEEHKRNRAIRSFVMGDQIADSFEVCVQSKGIKQPI, from the coding sequence ATGTTTCCTTCATTGAAAGATAGAATACAAAGCGATAAGAATCGCTTAATTTCATATGATACCTTTATTCAATATGCACTCTATGATCAAGAGAATGGTTATTATAATCTCTCAAAACCAAAAGTGGGGAAAGAAGGAGACTTTTATACTTCAAGTCATATTCACAATGTATTCAGTCAGGTATTAGCCAATTACTTTATTCATGTATCCCAATCGTTAGAGATCCCCTTACATATTTGTGAAATTGGATCGGGTGACGGTACATTTGCTAAAGCAGTATGCGAATTCCTAAGAAAAGAAGGTCTAGATTACATGTATGATGCTGTAGAAGTATCTTCAGAACATAGAGTCATGACATCACAAATCGTTAATGGGCAAGAAGCTTTTCATATGTTTAATTCGCTAGAGGAGTGGCACGATAAGCGAAAAGAATTCAACGGTATTCTTTTTTCTAATGAATGGTTGGATGCTCAGCCTGTCAAAGTGGTGACCAAGCAAAATGAAGAGCTATATGAAATCTGTATAGGTATTAAAGAGAATGACACGTTAGAAGAGGTATTATACCCTTGTTCCCAGGATATATTGGATTGGTTGTCGTCTTTTAATTATCAATTGATAGAGGGACAACGAGTAGAAATTCCGTTCTATATGGATAGCTTGTATGAACAAATAAGCCAAGCCATGCAAAAGGGAATTATGTTAACACTTGATTATGGGTACACACATATGGAGTTATCTCATCCTGCAAGGATCTATGGAAGCTTAAGAGGATACGCTAATCATCACATGAAAGATAACGTCTTACATAACCCAGGAGAAATGGATATTACTCATCACGTACACTGGGACACGTGGATGAAAATAGGAGAAAAATATGGGTTTCAATCGAAGTTAATGAAACAGAAGGATTTTTTATTAGAAGCAAATATTCTTGATTTCCTAACAGAACATGCGTCATTGGATCCATTTTCAGAAGAACATAAAAGAAATCGTGCTATTCGCTCTTTTGTTATGGGAGACCAAATTGCTGATTCATTTGAGGTGTGTGTTCAATCAAAAGGAATTAAACAACCAATATAA